The window TACATGTATATCGTATCCTCCACATGACGACCAGATAAGGTAAAACCAACCAAGATaaatgtttttatcttttaataacATGCCAAAAACACTCAGAAAGATGATTTTAGTAAAAAGGTCGTGATTGTCGAAAGCTATATTCATCCAAGATATTAAAAAGCACAAATTCCTTAAGTCGTTGCACGATTTAAACACGGGATGGATACACCAATTACATGTTTTTTCCCGGTTATCCTGTCGtcggattaaaaaaaaaaattgtttagaTTGACAAATGAAGCTTTTAGGAAACATTAGGACTTACTGCGTTACCTGGTAAAATTGGACGATTAGCGAAATACCGATCGACCAAACCACATGAGTACCATCCGTAACAAagtagatctatacccggtcgttgaccgggttatgaACAATAAATTTATACTTTAGACTACGCGAAACATGTTCAactttgtatataaaaataccataaaTTGATAAAAGTACAAATATTCAACTTTTATTAGTCTATAATATCTAGTAAAATAAATCACCTCTCCtgtatttattttctttaaactttctacatttaaaaaaccaaaaaaaaaactccacgTCAAATCATCCGTAACAAATAATTATTACCTATTACACTCTTTTGGAAAAAACCAATTACCTAAGACGTTTTCCAAGTAATTACTAATTAGCTACTGATTGTTCAAATTAGTATCATTACTATATTCCACGTCAAATCAAAATGTTAACTTTCTTAAAATAGTTGAGTATTCTAATCCATTTTAGACGTTACATATATACTTTAATACAATAAATCAATTTCACCGTAATCCCCTGCGTGACAAATTCCAATTTTTGACCCGGCCCATGTTTGTATATATTCACACATATTTGCTTTGTGTTTTAGACTTCATCGTCATATATCTCAACAAATTGCTTCAACAAATGGGAAACTATGCATCATCAGCATGTAATATCATGATCACTCCTAGACTAAAAAACAACAAATCAGCTAGAGTAATTTTCCCAACGGGCGAAATACGACAGTTTCATGAGTCAGTAAGTGCGGCAGAGATTATGCTCGAGTGTCCGAATTTCTTCTTGGTGAATTCAGAATCTTTGAGCATCAACAGAAGGTTTTCGGCTTTATCGGCTGATGAAGAGTTGGAGTCTGGAAATATTTACATCATGTTTCCAATGAGAAGGTTGAATTCCATGATTACCCCTGCTGATTTGACGGTTTTTTGGATGGCAGCTAATAATGTGGCTAAGCGGATTTCCGTGGGGATGTCTTTAGAGTCGGAAAATGAGGACGGGCAGATGAGGGTGGTGGCGAATGATTTGCCGGAGTTTAGTCACAGATTGGTTGTTTGTAGGTCAAGGAAGCCGTTACTAGACACAATTATGGAGGAGCATATTAGTTGTAGATGAGAAATTGAGGCTTGATTAATTTATGTTATGTTTTCTGGATTAATTTTCCTAgtagaaaagatattttagtttGACCCTCATGGCATAGTAGCCTTACATACTTGATGTAATTTTTGTGTTTGGTATCTTGCCGAAAGCTGAGTTTTAATATCTACTCGTAATTTTTTTggtgttaaaaaatatatatctcaaTTATCATTTGTTCATCTCCTAAATTTCCTAAATATTTGGGGACCTATTATGAGATTTATGGACACTATCTAATAATAAGGTGTATAGAAAAAATtattatggatatatatatatatatatactatgtgaaacccgtgcgttgcaccggTCTGTTTTATGTTCTACGTAATTTATTTTGAATGACATGCAAAAATAATGTTATAACAAAAACCGAATAGTTATAAGTAAATACacagatatatatattgatgaatatCCGAGAAATAAATGAACTATGTCTTACGTAAAGTAAATTTTTGTAACCATTGAATTCATTGTGGAAGTCGTTTGATCTATGACTTGTTGCAATTTGCCTTTTGATGTTGTTGACGTTGACTAAAGTCTCCTCATCAAATTTACCCCTTGAATAGAAGTTGGTTCAATCGTTTCTCCCTTCCTCTATGCTCCTCTTAACATCCACCTGTGCCATattaataaaaccaaaaatgCAAACATTCAATcttctaaaaaaattaataaatacttaaTAGTCTGTGTTTCATAAAAGGATATCCTCAACTTTACCACATAAATCAAACTCGATCAACTCAGCCCAGCCTACCCCTTTAATCTGGCCAATTCTAACGATCCTCATAAGGGTGGTATTTGATTCTTGCAGGGAGTCATTTCTACATATTGTATACTAAAGGTTTCCGCGTCACTTCCAATTTGATATCACATATGTCTAGAAATGATCATTTAGTTCAAGTTAGCAAAAGCTCACACAGAAACAATTTGGAGAGGAACTAAAGAACAACATTTTAGTAGACTTCTTATCTTGATAAAATCCTCTAGTttatgtaaaacaaaaataagaagaaaaaaacaacttgtaattaaattaaatcttcGGCAGAAACCATCACCTTCTACCATGAAGCTAATACGCCCGTTGTCTTTCTTTCTTAATATGCTCAGCCGTCACACCTTGTATTCTTTCTTAAAGGAGCACTTGCATCCTCACATGCAATATTGTAAAGTGTTTTATATAAAAGAGTGAGTTGAAAGGACTGTTAACAGAAAGACAAAGAAAGTTCACACTTCACAAACACGATTGTTCGAGTGACTTACCTGGATACCCGTAACTCCTTGAGACCCACGATACTTGCTGCTTGTTCCTATGctatttgattttctttttagaCTATGATGGCTGAATGGCCCGTGACCCACATCATGGAGTAAACTTATGGATGCAGATAACCTTATGAAATAATGAAAACAGAAAGCATATCCAGAGCATCAgggattttctttatttaattttggCATGATATAGCAGAGCATTAGGgaatttctttatttatttttggatttttgtgaTAGATGATTTCAGCTACATTTGCCTGATTGCCCAACATTTTGACCAAGTTTATAAACACAATTGACttgaaaatttcataaaattccCTAAACTACCTTAGACTTTTCGAAATATTTAGTTATGGAGGTGACATTTACAACACTAACTCATACTTTATGAGGTTGAACATATGACAGTGTGAACTTGAGCCACTAGAGTACAGATAAGGTTTGGTAAACAGTGAAAATGTTGCATTGAATGTTAAACTTACTTGACAAACTTATTCACCTGAAAAGTGCCATTTCAGAAGGCATGAAATCTTCAATAAagaatatatacacacacaaaggatGATTAGACTCACTCCTATTAATT is drawn from Erigeron canadensis isolate Cc75 chromosome 9, C_canadensis_v1, whole genome shotgun sequence and contains these coding sequences:
- the LOC122583160 gene encoding uncharacterized protein LOC122583160, with protein sequence MGNYASSACNIMITPRLKNNKSARVIFPTGEIRQFHESVSAAEIMLECPNFFLVNSESLSINRRFSALSADEELESGNIYIMFPMRRLNSMITPADLTVFWMAANNVAKRISVGMSLESENEDGQMRVVANDLPEFSHRLVVCRSRKPLLDTIMEEHISCR